The Xanthobacter flavus genome includes a window with the following:
- a CDS encoding P-II family nitrogen regulator — translation MSTEASPGAMDDGLRLVTAFIHPHLEGRVVRALHELPEFPGFTFTEARGQGRGRGAGGTYVASEYDLTYQRHLQLQIVCRAGVVEAVISTLTRAGWTGHRGDGVVFVTPVERFARIREAGKAQAQEGAR, via the coding sequence ATGAGCACTGAGGCGTCCCCCGGCGCGATGGACGACGGCCTGCGGCTCGTCACTGCCTTCATTCATCCTCATCTTGAAGGGCGCGTGGTGCGAGCCCTGCACGAGCTACCTGAATTCCCGGGATTTACCTTCACCGAAGCGCGCGGCCAAGGTCGCGGCCGCGGTGCCGGCGGCACCTATGTGGCGAGCGAATACGACCTCACCTACCAGCGCCATCTCCAGTTGCAGATCGTCTGCCGTGCCGGCGTCGTGGAGGCAGTGATCTCGACCCTCACGCGCGCTGGGTGGACCGGACACCGCGGTGACGGAGTGGTTTTCGTTACGCCGGTGGAGCGCTTCGCCCGCATCCGTGAGGCAGGCAAAGCTCAGGCTCAGGAGGGGGCGCGATGA
- the ihpB gene encoding divalent metal ion exporter adaptor subunit IhpB → MSRTARRDVAMLLIGLLAGAGALYAFQDRNAPVSGSLAAERGHGAEGGHGEEGGGHAEGGVELDDTRLAAAGIGLETASPGTLRQKLRLNGLVQPNQENVVQVTPRFPGIVREIRKRIGDKVAKGDVLAVVESNQSLTTYDMKAPISGTVVDRQVGLGEYASEQKPAFVVADLSTLWVDLSVYRRDFPRVRAGDKVAIDPEDGGQVIDGRVAYVSPIGSADTQTALARAVIPNDGMRLRPGLFAVGTITLTEKPVDLAVRTSALQTIDNRTVVFVRDGDAFAPRDVEIGDRDAEWAEVLFGLMPGDVYAARNSFVVKAELAKGSASHEH, encoded by the coding sequence ATGAGCCGCACGGCGCGACGCGACGTGGCGATGCTCCTCATCGGCCTGCTGGCCGGCGCGGGGGCGCTGTACGCATTCCAGGACCGCAACGCTCCCGTTTCGGGCAGCCTAGCCGCTGAGCGCGGACATGGTGCGGAGGGTGGGCATGGAGAAGAGGGAGGCGGACATGCCGAGGGCGGGGTGGAACTGGACGACACCAGGCTTGCTGCTGCCGGCATCGGCCTGGAGACGGCCAGCCCCGGGACGCTTCGCCAGAAGCTACGCCTAAATGGCTTGGTCCAGCCCAATCAGGAAAACGTGGTCCAGGTAACCCCGCGCTTTCCCGGCATCGTCCGGGAGATCCGCAAGCGGATCGGCGACAAGGTGGCCAAGGGCGACGTTCTCGCGGTCGTCGAAAGCAACCAGAGCCTCACCACCTACGACATGAAGGCGCCGATCTCCGGCACGGTGGTGGACCGGCAAGTCGGGCTTGGCGAATACGCCTCCGAACAGAAGCCGGCTTTCGTGGTGGCCGACCTTTCGACTCTATGGGTGGATCTCTCCGTCTATCGCCGCGATTTTCCACGGGTGCGTGCCGGCGATAAGGTCGCCATCGATCCGGAGGACGGTGGGCAGGTCATCGACGGCCGAGTGGCTTATGTCTCGCCCATCGGATCAGCCGACACCCAGACCGCGCTGGCGCGGGCGGTCATTCCCAACGACGGCATGCGGCTGCGGCCCGGCCTGTTCGCCGTGGGCACCATCACCCTGACTGAGAAGCCGGTGGATCTCGCGGTCCGAACCAGCGCGCTTCAGACCATCGACAACCGCACCGTCGTGTTCGTGCGCGACGGTGACGCGTTCGCCCCCCGCGATGTGGAGATCGGTGATCGCGATGCGGAATGGGCCGAGGTGCTGTTCGGGCTCATGCCCGGTGATGTCTACGCCGCGCGAAACAGCTTCGTGGTGAAGGCGGAACTCGCCAAAGGGAGCGCTAGCCATGAGCACTGA
- a CDS encoding LysR family transcriptional regulator — translation MSNNSTEIEIRYLRYLIAASEYGSFRKAAAALGVQESSVSRRIRDIEDQVGASLFLRHPGGINLTIAGQRFLHRVRHALDHIRDAAAEVAAIGRAEDGYVKVGLFSSLSSGFLSDLFREYDAKYGSVHIDFVDGEAHDHINSIRKFQLDIAFVIGLGDWPECDTTYLWSEQVLVALPEGHPLSTEDALTWRDLSSEKILIRDTAAGMRIQDYVIRKIREVECEPRVEAQRVGRYKLLNLVASGRGITLVIESENLVKVPGVIYRSLRGEVLQFYAAWSPKNDNPAFRTLLSLARSMARSSAPQTSSPVQDLDGVLAEPSRKRDLSR, via the coding sequence ATGTCGAATAACAGTACGGAAATTGAAATCCGCTACCTCAGGTATTTAATCGCTGCTTCCGAATATGGAAGCTTTCGGAAGGCAGCAGCGGCACTCGGTGTGCAGGAGTCCTCCGTTAGTCGGCGGATCCGGGACATCGAGGATCAGGTCGGGGCCTCCCTGTTCTTGCGACACCCCGGGGGGATCAACCTGACCATAGCCGGACAACGCTTCCTGCATCGGGTCCGCCATGCGTTGGACCACATTCGCGACGCGGCGGCGGAGGTGGCCGCCATTGGTCGTGCCGAGGACGGATACGTCAAAGTGGGACTATTTTCTTCACTTTCATCGGGTTTTTTGTCGGACTTATTTCGAGAATATGACGCAAAATATGGATCTGTTCATATCGATTTCGTCGACGGCGAAGCACACGATCACATCAACTCCATTCGGAAATTTCAGCTTGATATTGCTTTTGTCATCGGATTGGGCGATTGGCCGGAATGCGATACAACTTATCTTTGGTCGGAACAGGTTCTTGTGGCATTGCCCGAAGGCCATCCGCTTTCCACCGAGGACGCGTTGACATGGCGAGATCTCAGTTCTGAAAAAATTCTTATCCGAGACACTGCGGCTGGGATGAGAATCCAAGACTATGTCATTCGCAAAATCCGGGAAGTCGAATGCGAGCCCCGTGTCGAGGCTCAGCGGGTTGGGCGATATAAGCTTCTCAATCTCGTCGCGTCCGGCCGCGGAATAACGTTGGTCATAGAATCCGAAAATTTGGTCAAGGTCCCCGGCGTTATCTATCGTTCTCTGCGCGGCGAGGTGCTCCAGTTCTATGCTGCATGGTCGCCGAAAAACGACAATCCCGCGTTTCGGACATTGCTCAGCCTTGCTCGATCGATGGCTCGCTCTTCAGCACCCCAGACGTCATCCCCCGTGCAGGATCTGGATGGGGTGCTTGCCGAGCCTTCGCGAAAACGCGATCTGTCGCGATGA
- a CDS encoding DUF2274 domain-containing protein: MPKLKLSEILDDKPVKVTVELPAKLHRDLVAYAQVLGGETGNPITDPVRLIAPMLERFIATDRVFAKARQAPHPDPARGMTSGVLKSEPSIEQG; this comes from the coding sequence ATGCCGAAGCTGAAGCTCAGCGAGATCCTCGACGACAAGCCGGTGAAGGTGACCGTGGAACTGCCAGCGAAGCTGCACCGCGATCTTGTCGCCTATGCGCAGGTGCTGGGTGGCGAGACGGGGAATCCGATCACCGATCCCGTCAGGCTGATCGCGCCCATGCTGGAGCGCTTCATCGCGACAGATCGCGTTTTCGCGAAGGCTCGGCAAGCACCCCATCCAGATCCTGCACGGGGGATGACGTCTGGGGTGCTGAAGAGCGAGCCATCGATCGAGCAAGGCTGA
- a CDS encoding TolC family protein, with product MSPRALALALGAALALLHASQTRAETARPLTLTSALASALAANPRLTAAERDIGIAAGRNTQAGALPNPNLSLEVDNAAGSGSYQGLDLAEQTIQISQLVELGGKREARLAAAGAGVGVARWEREAIRLQVLADTAAAFAAVLGAQQRAQILETQVAAIQRLAPLLQNRVQAGASSPAEISRARVAADFARVELDRARAALGTARRELALLMGLQEARFGRATGNLLKVSAPPPLPGLVKQALGNPQLTRFTALRAQRQADLRSAQAKSVPDVTLGVGYRHYNETADSGMRFSLSMPIPLFDRNDGGIAEANEQMLRAEAEEAIARNALISQLGRAHDGMRAAFDEIALLRGSTIPGARTAFEGVETGYSEGRYTLLELLDAQSTLTDAALRELDALVSFHTALATLEGLTGRPVNLNKGKAK from the coding sequence ATGTCGCCTCGTGCCCTCGCGCTTGCGCTTGGGGCAGCGCTCGCGCTGCTTCACGCGTCGCAGACGCGCGCCGAAACCGCCCGTCCGCTGACCCTCACAAGCGCCCTCGCCAGCGCCCTTGCCGCCAATCCGCGCCTCACGGCGGCGGAACGCGACATCGGCATCGCAGCCGGCCGCAATACCCAGGCCGGGGCCCTGCCCAACCCCAACCTCTCCCTAGAGGTGGACAATGCGGCGGGCTCGGGCTCCTACCAGGGGCTGGACCTTGCCGAGCAGACGATCCAGATCAGCCAACTGGTAGAGCTGGGCGGCAAGCGCGAGGCGCGGCTGGCGGCCGCCGGCGCCGGGGTCGGCGTGGCGCGCTGGGAGCGGGAGGCGATCCGCCTGCAGGTGCTGGCGGATACCGCCGCCGCCTTCGCCGCCGTGCTCGGGGCGCAGCAGCGCGCCCAGATTCTTGAGACGCAGGTGGCGGCGATCCAGCGGCTCGCTCCCTTGCTGCAGAACCGCGTCCAGGCCGGCGCTTCCTCCCCGGCCGAGATTTCCCGCGCCCGTGTCGCCGCCGATTTCGCCCGGGTGGAGCTGGACCGAGCCCGCGCTGCGCTCGGCACCGCGCGGCGGGAACTCGCGCTGCTCATGGGCCTTCAGGAGGCAAGGTTCGGGCGGGCGACCGGCAACCTGCTGAAGGTCAGCGCCCCCCCGCCACTGCCGGGGCTTGTCAAGCAGGCGCTGGGCAATCCGCAGCTCACCCGCTTCACCGCCCTGCGCGCCCAGCGGCAGGCGGACCTGCGCTCGGCACAGGCCAAGTCGGTGCCGGACGTGACCCTGGGGGTCGGCTACCGGCATTACAACGAGACCGCTGACAGCGGCATGCGCTTCTCATTGTCCATGCCGATCCCCCTGTTCGACCGCAATGACGGCGGCATCGCCGAGGCGAACGAACAGATGCTGCGGGCCGAAGCGGAGGAAGCCATCGCCCGCAATGCCCTCATCTCCCAGCTTGGCCGGGCCCATGACGGGATGAGGGCGGCCTTCGACGAAATAGCGCTATTGCGCGGCAGCACCATTCCAGGCGCGCGGACTGCCTTCGAGGGGGTAGAGACCGGCTATTCCGAAGGCCGCTACACGCTCCTGGAACTGCTTGACGCCCAGTCCACCCTCACCGACGCCGCCCTGCGCGAGCTCGATGCGCTGGTTTCGTTCCACACCGCACTCGCCACCCTCGAAGGGCTGACGGGTCGGCCGGTGAATCTCAACAAAGGAAAAGCCAAATGA
- a CDS encoding TrbI/VirB10 family protein yields MSGIEPGKETGPELSGDDGARPLTGETVSAMRLRPEPPRVTRLSRKVLAGLGLVAGLGIGGALIYALQARKDHGHGQELYATDVNATPDGLAGLPKDYTGIPKLGPPLPGDLGRPILNAQTAVQPTVPTMGGMPNPALSPEEQRQQRESEDARTGRLFAQTNTRSASPAVTQQAGVTSASAAPAADLTSLGLAPQAATPTAQERQLAFLSQAVDRRTVSPDRVAAPASANILQAGAVIPAALITGIRSDLPGQITAQVTENVHDSPTGRILLIPQGTRIIGQYDNGVGFGQRRVLLVWNRLIFPNGRSIVLERQTGADAEGYAGLEDGIDYHWGELFKAAVLSTILSVGASAGTSGSDSDLVSALREGASDSISQTGRQLVQRQLNIAPTLTIRPGFPVRIIVTRDLVLESYGG; encoded by the coding sequence ATGAGCGGCATCGAACCCGGGAAGGAGACAGGGCCGGAGCTGAGCGGTGATGACGGCGCTCGGCCACTGACGGGGGAGACTGTGTCGGCCATGCGGCTGCGGCCGGAACCGCCGCGGGTGACCCGCCTGTCCCGAAAGGTATTAGCCGGGCTGGGGCTCGTTGCCGGCCTTGGGATCGGCGGGGCGCTGATCTACGCCCTGCAAGCGCGAAAGGACCACGGACACGGCCAGGAACTCTACGCCACCGACGTCAATGCGACGCCGGACGGGCTCGCCGGCCTACCCAAGGATTACACCGGCATCCCCAAGCTCGGGCCTCCGCTGCCCGGCGACCTCGGCCGGCCGATCCTCAATGCGCAGACGGCAGTGCAGCCGACGGTGCCGACAATGGGAGGCATGCCAAATCCCGCCTTGAGCCCCGAGGAGCAACGCCAGCAGCGGGAAAGCGAAGACGCCCGGACCGGACGGCTGTTCGCTCAGACCAATACCCGGTCGGCAAGCCCGGCGGTGACCCAGCAGGCGGGAGTCACTTCAGCGTCAGCGGCGCCGGCCGCCGATCTCACCAGCCTCGGCCTTGCGCCGCAGGCGGCGACGCCGACGGCCCAGGAGCGCCAGCTTGCCTTCCTGAGCCAGGCCGTGGACCGGCGCACCGTGTCGCCCGACCGCGTGGCGGCTCCTGCCTCCGCCAACATCCTGCAGGCCGGCGCCGTCATCCCCGCGGCGCTGATCACCGGCATCCGCTCGGACCTGCCGGGCCAGATCACCGCCCAGGTGACCGAGAATGTCCACGATAGCCCGACCGGGCGGATCCTCCTGATCCCCCAGGGCACCCGCATCATTGGCCAGTATGACAATGGCGTCGGCTTCGGGCAGCGCCGGGTGCTCCTCGTCTGGAACCGCCTGATCTTCCCCAATGGCCGGTCCATCGTGCTGGAGCGCCAGACCGGAGCCGACGCGGAAGGCTACGCTGGCCTTGAGGATGGCATCGACTACCATTGGGGCGAGCTGTTCAAGGCGGCGGTGCTCTCGACCATCCTCAGCGTCGGGGCGAGCGCAGGAACGTCCGGCAGCGATAGCGACCTCGTGAGTGCTTTGCGGGAAGGCGCATCCGACAGCATCAGCCAGACCGGCCGGCAGCTCGTCCAGCGCCAGCTCAACATTGCGCCGACCCTCACGATCCGGCCGGGATTCCCGGTGCGGATCATCGTCACGCGCGACCTCGTTCTTGAATCCTATGGAGGTTGA
- a CDS encoding efflux RND transporter permease subunit gives MIDAILAFSIRQRWLVVMFCLAIGAFGAWNFTRLPIDAVPDITNVQVQINTSAPGFSPLETEQRITFPIETSMGGLPGLQYTRSLSRYGLSQVTVVFRDGTDIYFARQLVNERIQQAKDQLPLGVETAMGPVSTGLGEIYMYTVEARDGAKKPDGQPFSPTDLRTIQDWIIKPQLRTVPGVVEVNTIGGFERQFHVLPDPARLMANRISFREVMTALAANNANVGAGYIERNGEQYLVRTPGQVADAAEIREIVIGSRGGTPLRIGDIAEVREGRELRTGAATLNGEEVVLGTTMLLIGENSRTVAQRVAARLEEISRSLPEGVIARAVYDRSHLVEATIATVEKNLLEGALLVVVVLFVLLGNFRAALVTAFVIPLAMLFTITGMVENRVSANLMSLGAIDFGIIIDGAVIIVENCLRLLAEEQHRRGRLLTRAERFETILAGSKEVIRPSLFGTMIIAVVYLPVLTLTGVEGKMFTPMAITVLMALAGAALFSMTFIPAAIALLVTGKVSEHENVIMRGARRFYTPLLDAAINYRAVVAVAAAGLVVASGLAASRMGGEFIPSLDEGDAAIQALRVPGTSLTQSLEMQQALEKSLLKVPEVKEVFARTGTAEVATDPMPPSISDGYVMLKPRAEWPDPGKSKSAVMTDIEKAAEGVAGSNYELSQPIQLRFNELISGIRSDVGVKIFGDDLDMLLQVAGQVQSVLQAVPGAADVKTEQVSGLPMLTVALNRAAMARYGVSVADVQELVEIAVGGREAGALFEGDRRFDIVVRLPEELRTDIEALRALPVPLPPAASDEAKPVQAAWVPGSGGQIRYVPLSAIANLTVSPGPNQISRENGKRRIVVSANVRDRDLGSFVTDAQRQVADKVKLPEGYWIGWGGQFEQLVSATQRLAIVVPIALLLIFLLLFMSFGSVADALLVFSGVPLALTGGIAALILRDLPLSISAGIGFIALSGVAVLNGLVIIAFIQRLRAEGRDVVTAVRDGALTRLRPVLMTALVASLGFVPMAIATGPGAEVQRPLATVVIGGIISSTILTLLVLPALYVLFRRETRPAASPEAQAEAPSP, from the coding sequence ATGATCGACGCCATCCTCGCCTTCTCCATCCGCCAGCGTTGGCTGGTGGTCATGTTCTGCCTCGCCATCGGCGCCTTCGGGGCCTGGAACTTCACGCGCCTCCCCATCGACGCGGTGCCCGACATCACCAACGTGCAGGTGCAGATCAACACCTCGGCGCCCGGCTTCTCGCCGCTGGAGACCGAGCAGCGCATCACCTTTCCCATCGAGACCTCCATGGGCGGCCTGCCCGGCCTGCAATACACCCGCTCGCTGTCCCGCTATGGCCTCAGCCAGGTGACGGTCGTGTTCCGCGATGGCACCGACATCTACTTCGCCCGCCAGTTGGTGAACGAGCGCATCCAGCAGGCGAAGGACCAGCTTCCGCTGGGGGTGGAGACCGCCATGGGGCCGGTGTCCACGGGCCTTGGCGAGATCTACATGTACACGGTGGAGGCCAGGGACGGGGCGAAGAAGCCTGACGGCCAGCCCTTCAGCCCCACCGACCTACGCACCATCCAGGACTGGATCATCAAGCCGCAGTTGCGCACCGTGCCGGGGGTGGTGGAGGTGAACACCATCGGAGGTTTCGAGCGGCAGTTCCATGTGCTGCCCGATCCGGCGCGGTTGATGGCCAATCGCATTTCGTTCCGCGAGGTGATGACGGCGCTGGCCGCCAACAACGCCAACGTGGGCGCCGGCTATATCGAGCGCAACGGCGAGCAGTATCTGGTGCGCACGCCGGGCCAGGTGGCGGACGCCGCCGAGATCCGCGAGATCGTCATCGGCAGCCGGGGCGGCACGCCGCTGCGGATAGGCGATATTGCCGAGGTGCGCGAGGGGCGTGAGCTGCGCACCGGCGCGGCGACCCTGAACGGAGAAGAGGTGGTGCTGGGCACCACCATGCTCCTCATCGGCGAGAACAGTCGCACCGTGGCCCAGCGTGTCGCCGCGCGATTGGAGGAGATTTCCCGCTCGCTGCCGGAAGGCGTCATCGCCCGTGCCGTCTACGACCGCTCACACCTGGTGGAAGCCACCATCGCCACGGTGGAGAAGAACCTTCTGGAAGGCGCGCTGCTGGTGGTGGTGGTGCTGTTCGTGCTGCTCGGCAATTTCCGCGCGGCGCTGGTGACGGCCTTCGTCATTCCGCTCGCCATGCTCTTCACCATCACCGGCATGGTGGAGAACCGTGTCAGCGCCAACCTCATGAGCCTTGGTGCCATCGACTTCGGAATCATCATCGACGGGGCGGTCATCATCGTCGAGAACTGCCTACGCCTGCTGGCGGAAGAGCAGCATCGGCGCGGCCGGCTCCTGACCCGCGCCGAGCGGTTCGAGACCATCCTCGCCGGCTCCAAGGAGGTGATCCGGCCGAGCCTGTTCGGCACCATGATCATTGCCGTGGTCTACCTGCCGGTGCTCACCCTAACGGGGGTGGAGGGCAAGATGTTCACGCCCATGGCCATCACCGTCCTGATGGCGCTGGCCGGCGCGGCTCTGTTCTCCATGACCTTCATCCCGGCGGCCATCGCGCTGCTGGTAACGGGCAAGGTCTCCGAGCACGAGAACGTCATCATGCGCGGGGCGCGGCGCTTCTATACGCCGTTGCTCGATGCCGCCATCAACTACCGCGCCGTGGTGGCGGTGGCCGCGGCCGGCCTCGTGGTTGCGAGTGGCCTTGCCGCCTCCCGCATGGGCGGCGAGTTCATTCCGAGCCTCGACGAGGGCGATGCGGCGATCCAGGCGCTCAGGGTGCCGGGCACCAGCCTTACCCAGTCGCTGGAGATGCAGCAGGCGCTGGAGAAGAGCCTGCTGAAGGTGCCGGAAGTGAAGGAGGTGTTCGCCCGCACCGGTACGGCGGAAGTTGCCACCGACCCAATGCCGCCCTCCATCTCCGACGGTTACGTGATGCTGAAGCCACGCGCCGAATGGCCGGACCCCGGCAAGTCCAAGAGCGCGGTGATGACCGACATCGAGAAGGCGGCGGAGGGCGTGGCGGGGAGTAATTACGAACTCTCCCAGCCGATCCAGCTGCGCTTCAACGAGCTGATCTCCGGCATCCGCAGCGATGTGGGCGTCAAGATCTTCGGCGACGACCTCGACATGCTGCTGCAGGTGGCCGGGCAGGTGCAGAGCGTGCTCCAGGCGGTGCCGGGCGCCGCCGACGTGAAGACCGAGCAGGTCTCCGGCCTGCCCATGCTGACGGTCGCCCTCAATAGAGCGGCCATGGCCCGTTACGGGGTAAGCGTCGCCGACGTGCAGGAACTGGTGGAGATCGCGGTGGGCGGCCGCGAGGCCGGCGCCCTGTTCGAGGGCGATCGCCGCTTCGACATCGTGGTGCGCCTGCCGGAGGAATTGCGCACCGACATCGAGGCCCTGCGCGCGCTGCCGGTGCCGCTTCCCCCTGCGGCGAGCGATGAGGCCAAGCCAGTCCAGGCCGCTTGGGTCCCCGGATCTGGCGGGCAGATCCGCTACGTGCCGCTGTCCGCCATCGCCAACCTCACGGTCTCCCCTGGCCCGAACCAGATCAGCCGGGAGAACGGCAAAAGGCGCATCGTGGTGAGCGCCAACGTGCGCGACCGCGACCTCGGCTCCTTCGTCACCGACGCCCAGCGCCAGGTGGCAGATAAGGTGAAGCTGCCCGAAGGCTACTGGATCGGCTGGGGCGGCCAGTTCGAACAGCTGGTTTCGGCCACACAGCGCCTTGCCATCGTGGTGCCCATCGCGCTGTTGCTCATCTTCCTGCTGCTGTTCATGAGCTTCGGCTCGGTAGCGGATGCGCTGCTGGTGTTCTCCGGCGTGCCGCTGGCGCTCACGGGGGGCATCGCGGCGCTAATCTTGCGCGACCTGCCGCTCTCCATCAGCGCCGGCATCGGCTTCATCGCGCTCTCGGGCGTGGCGGTGCTGAACGGCCTCGTCATTATCGCCTTCATCCAGCGCCTGCGGGCGGAAGGGCGGGACGTGGTGACGGCGGTGCGCGACGGCGCCCTGACACGCCTGCGCCCGGTGCTGATGACGGCGCTGGTCGCTTCGCTCGGCTTCGTGCCAATGGCCATCGCCACCGGCCCGGGCGCGGAGGTGCAGCGGCCGCTCGCCACCGTGGTCATCGGCGGCATCATCTCCTCCACCATCCTCACCTTGCTCGTGCTGCCAGCGCTCTACGTGCTGTTCCGGCGCGAGACCAGGCCAGCGGCCTCCCCCGAGGCGCAGGCCGAAGCCCCATCCCCCTAG
- the trbG gene encoding P-type conjugative transfer protein TrbG, whose protein sequence is MMPAIRTSGRPAFRVLSFPSFRKSGLPLLLLCTSALAGCATFEKPPEIEYDDAPPAVFKAEPPGPVRIVELPKPLPLPGQLKPVGKDGKAEPESADPTARVNQANAAARVQPVRNGFINSMQVYPFVDGALYQVYASPGQITDVALQPGEQLVGTGPVAAGDTVRWIIGDTESGAGGAKQVHILVKPTRPDLTTNLVINTNLRTYHMELRSTEKTYMASVSWQYPQDQLIALRRQNAEAQAVQPVATGIDLAKVNFRYEVSGDRAPWRPLRAFDDGQQVFIEFPRGIAHGEMPPLFVVGPQGDTSELVNYRVRGTYMIVDRLFAAAELRFGADKDQKRVRISRTDGRPVL, encoded by the coding sequence ATGATGCCTGCCATCCGCACATCCGGGAGGCCGGCTTTCCGCGTCCTCTCCTTTCCGTCTTTCCGGAAGTCCGGCTTGCCGCTTCTCCTGCTTTGCACATCGGCCCTGGCGGGCTGCGCCACCTTCGAGAAGCCCCCGGAGATCGAATATGACGATGCCCCGCCCGCCGTCTTCAAGGCTGAGCCGCCGGGGCCGGTGCGCATCGTTGAGCTGCCGAAGCCCTTGCCGCTGCCCGGCCAGCTGAAGCCGGTGGGCAAGGACGGCAAGGCCGAGCCCGAGTCCGCGGACCCGACGGCCCGAGTGAACCAGGCCAATGCTGCCGCGCGCGTTCAGCCGGTGCGCAACGGCTTCATCAACTCCATGCAGGTCTATCCCTTCGTGGATGGCGCGCTCTATCAGGTCTACGCTTCGCCCGGTCAGATCACCGACGTCGCCCTGCAACCCGGCGAGCAACTGGTGGGCACGGGGCCGGTCGCTGCCGGCGACACGGTGCGCTGGATCATCGGCGACACCGAGAGCGGGGCGGGCGGGGCAAAGCAAGTCCACATCCTGGTGAAACCGACACGGCCGGACCTCACCACCAACCTCGTCATCAACACCAATTTGCGCACCTACCACATGGAGCTGCGCTCCACCGAGAAGACCTACATGGCCTCGGTCTCCTGGCAATATCCCCAAGACCAGCTCATCGCCCTCAGGCGCCAGAACGCGGAAGCGCAGGCGGTGCAGCCCGTCGCCACGGGCATCGACCTGGCAAAGGTGAACTTCCGCTACGAGGTGAGCGGCGACCGGGCACCGTGGCGGCCGCTGCGCGCCTTCGATGATGGGCAGCAGGTCTTCATCGAGTTTCCCCGCGGGATCGCCCATGGCGAGATGCCGCCGCTGTTCGTGGTCGGGCCGCAAGGCGACACCTCCGAACTCGTGAACTATCGCGTGCGCGGCACCTATATGATCGTGGACCGGCTCTTCGCAGCCGCCGAGCTGCGCTTCGGCGCCGACAAGGACCAGAAGCGCGTGCGCATCTCCCGCACCGACGGGAGGCCGGTCCTATGA
- the trbF gene encoding conjugal transfer protein TrbF has product MTPFKRPSVHYGRSPEPETPYQRAAQVWDDRIGSARVQAKNWRLMAFGCLALSAGLSCALAWQALSGSVVPWVVQVDKLGQAQAVAPAASDYRPSDPQIAFHLARFIEEVRSISADPVIVRQNWLRAYAYTTLAGAIALNDYARANDPFARVGKQQVAVEVSSVIRASPDSFRIAWTERRFQDGSLADTSRWSAILTVAVQAPRDADRLRANPLGIYVNAINWSKELAQ; this is encoded by the coding sequence ATGACCCCCTTCAAGCGCCCGTCGGTCCATTACGGCCGCTCCCCCGAGCCTGAGACGCCGTATCAGCGCGCGGCCCAGGTCTGGGATGACCGCATCGGCTCGGCCCGGGTCCAGGCGAAGAACTGGCGCCTCATGGCCTTCGGCTGCCTCGCCCTGTCGGCCGGCCTCTCCTGCGCCCTGGCGTGGCAGGCCCTGAGCGGCTCGGTGGTTCCGTGGGTGGTTCAGGTGGACAAGCTCGGTCAGGCGCAGGCGGTCGCGCCGGCCGCCTCGGACTATCGCCCCTCCGATCCCCAGATCGCCTTCCACCTCGCCCGCTTCATTGAAGAGGTCCGCAGCATCTCTGCCGATCCCGTGATCGTCCGCCAGAACTGGCTCAGGGCCTACGCCTACACGACCCTGGCCGGAGCAATCGCCCTCAACGACTATGCCCGCGCCAATGATCCTTTCGCCCGGGTCGGCAAGCAGCAGGTGGCGGTGGAGGTCTCCAGCGTGATCCGGGCCTCGCCGGACTCCTTCCGCATCGCCTGGACCGAGCGCCGCTTCCAGGACGGCAGCCTCGCCGACACCTCCCGCTGGAGCGCCATCCTCACCGTCGCGGTGCAGGCGCCGCGGGATGCGGATCGGCTCCGGGCCAATCCGCTGGGGATCTACGTCAACGCCATCAACTGGTCGAAGGAACTCGCACAATGA